From Oncorhynchus keta strain PuntledgeMale-10-30-2019 chromosome 25, Oket_V2, whole genome shotgun sequence, one genomic window encodes:
- the LOC118358120 gene encoding leucine zipper putative tumor suppressor 1-like isoform X2 — MRRVNTENALIRPTAFKPVIPRSTSSTETRNNLTHLLILPERTKDSQGPKQDTFSVTLSDSGQDSMSSLPTQSTNGSLSASTGPLSQCAGGSAHGMAHPLQPPRSTWTNGNGIRASARAAALSNGGAVKAKKDAVSIPSTQQPIPLLKEMGGCNRSPISMDESLIELLEQRLLESETELQELQVSFEEKEVDTCQLFEERQRYCVEEMEGLKQKCSTKLRQVSHRAVRNHQALQLQVSQLQQDKQRLQDELARMTQEKDLTEVKLRSFEREKVQLEPTLEETQWEVCQKTGEISLLKQHLRDSQADVTHKLNDIVSLKVSLKETRAKMETLGQQNKEQEDKIHSRSVEVEVCHNELQRKKNEVDLLREKVGILETDIKGIKMDLALAKEQRQQQKAKLEAQAQQRTDQSGGREGCMSTDSLQGEVERLKGELREERETQERLLNSFEHERQTWNKEKDRVIKYQNQLQLNYLQMHKKNQDLERILQELTVELESRPELDVDIHSSGLHYEDMIATEI; from the exons atgcgcagagtg AATACCGAGAACGCTTTGATCCGGCCCACAGCCTTCAAGCCAGTCATCCCTAGGAGCACCTCTTCCACAGAGACTcgcaacaatctcacccacctgcTTATTCTCCCAGAAAGGACCAAAGACTCCCAGGGGCCCAAACAGGACACCTTTTCAGTGACCCTCTCAGACTCTGGGCAGGATTCAATGTCCAGCCTGCCTACTCAAAGCACCAATGGGAGCCTCAGTGCTTCCACAGGCCCattgtctcagtgtgcaggaggCTCAGCCCATGGCATGGCCCATCCCCTGCAGCCCCCCCGCTCTACATGGACCAATGGGAATGGCATTAGAGCCAGTGCTAGGGCTGCAGCTCTAAGCAATGGAGGGGCAGTGAAGGCTAAAAAGGATGCCGTCTCCATACCGTCCACTCAGCAGCCTATTCCTCTGTTGAAGGAGATGGGAGGCTGTAATCGCTCTCCCATCTCAATGGACGAGTCCCTCATTGAGCTGCTGGAGCAGAGGTTGCTGGAGAGtgagacagagctgcaggagctgCAGGTGAGCTTTGAGGAGAAAGAGGTGGACACTTGCCAGCTGTTTGAGGAGAGGCAGAGGTATTGTGTTGAGGAGATGGAGGGCCTGAAGCAGAAGTGCTCCACCAAGCTCAGGCAGGTCTCGCACAGGGCCGTGAGGAACCACCAGGCCTTGCAACTGCAGGTCAGTCAGCTGCAACAGGACAAGCAGAGGCTCCAAGATGAGCTGGCCAGGATGACCCAGGAAAAGGACCTGACAGAGGTCAAACTGAGGTCGTTTGAGAGGGAGAAAGTCCAGCTCGAGCCCACCTTAGAGGAGACCCAGTGGGAG GTATGTCAAAAGACTGGGGAGATCTCTCTGCTGAAGCAGCATCTCAGGGACTCCCAGGCTGATGTCACTCACAAGCTGAATGACATCGTAAGCCTCAAGGTCTCGCTGAAGGAGACTCGGGCCAAAATGGAGACATTGGGGCAGCAGAACAAAGAACAAGAGGACAAGATACACTCTCGCAGCGTGGAGGTCGAG GTATGCCACAATGAGCTCCAGCGCAAGAAGAACGAGGTTGATCTTCTAAGAGAAAAGGTGGGTATACTAGAGACAGACATCAAAGGAATTAAAATGGATCTGGCCCTGGCAAAagaacagaggcagcagcagaagGCCAAACTGGAGGCCCAGGCCCAGCAGAGGACAGAccagagtggggggagagaagggTGCATGAGCACTGACTCCCtccagggagaggtggagagactgAAAGGGGAgctcagggaagagagagaaactcaGGAGAGGCTGTTGAACAGCTTTGAGCATGAAAGACAGACGTGGAACAAGGAGAAGGACAGAGTCATCAAGTACCAGAACCAGCTTCAGCTCAACTATCTGCAGATGCACAAGAAGAACCAAGACTTGGAGAGGATCCTGCAGGAGCTCACAGTGGAGCTGGAGAGTCGGCCGGAGCTCGACGTGGACATCCACAGCTCAGGGTTACACTATGAGGATATGATAGCCACGGAAATTTGA
- the LOC118358120 gene encoding leucine zipper putative tumor suppressor 1-like isoform X1: MGSVSSLVSGHSLHSKHCQATEYKLKNAGHHRKTGRSLDGLLKYSFAQGSNNTSKAISQAGRSEDFFYIKVSHKPRTTHQRGILTENLLEQGHFTDTEPDCRVPTKLLPMSGKLEKNTENALIRPTAFKPVIPRSTSSTETRNNLTHLLILPERTKDSQGPKQDTFSVTLSDSGQDSMSSLPTQSTNGSLSASTGPLSQCAGGSAHGMAHPLQPPRSTWTNGNGIRASARAAALSNGGAVKAKKDAVSIPSTQQPIPLLKEMGGCNRSPISMDESLIELLEQRLLESETELQELQVSFEEKEVDTCQLFEERQRYCVEEMEGLKQKCSTKLRQVSHRAVRNHQALQLQVSQLQQDKQRLQDELARMTQEKDLTEVKLRSFEREKVQLEPTLEETQWEVCQKTGEISLLKQHLRDSQADVTHKLNDIVSLKVSLKETRAKMETLGQQNKEQEDKIHSRSVEVEVCHNELQRKKNEVDLLREKVGILETDIKGIKMDLALAKEQRQQQKAKLEAQAQQRTDQSGGREGCMSTDSLQGEVERLKGELREERETQERLLNSFEHERQTWNKEKDRVIKYQNQLQLNYLQMHKKNQDLERILQELTVELESRPELDVDIHSSGLHYEDMIATEI, encoded by the exons ATGGGAAGCGTCAGCAGCCTCGTCTCAGGTCACAGTCTTCACAGCAAGCACTGTCAGGCCACGGAGTACAAATTAAAGAATGCAGGCCATCACCGGAAGACAGGCCGGAGCCTGGATGGCCTACTGAAGTATAGCTTTGCACAGGGGTCCAACAACACATCTAAAGCCATCTCTCAGGCAGGCAGGAGTGAAGACTTCTTTTACATAAAAGTGAGCCACAAGCCGCGGACGACTCACCAGAGAGGCATCCTAACAGAGAACCTTTTAGAACAGGGACATTTTACTGATACGGAACCAGACTGTAGAGTGCCAACTAAGTTGCTGCCTATGTCTGGGAAACTGGAGAAG AATACCGAGAACGCTTTGATCCGGCCCACAGCCTTCAAGCCAGTCATCCCTAGGAGCACCTCTTCCACAGAGACTcgcaacaatctcacccacctgcTTATTCTCCCAGAAAGGACCAAAGACTCCCAGGGGCCCAAACAGGACACCTTTTCAGTGACCCTCTCAGACTCTGGGCAGGATTCAATGTCCAGCCTGCCTACTCAAAGCACCAATGGGAGCCTCAGTGCTTCCACAGGCCCattgtctcagtgtgcaggaggCTCAGCCCATGGCATGGCCCATCCCCTGCAGCCCCCCCGCTCTACATGGACCAATGGGAATGGCATTAGAGCCAGTGCTAGGGCTGCAGCTCTAAGCAATGGAGGGGCAGTGAAGGCTAAAAAGGATGCCGTCTCCATACCGTCCACTCAGCAGCCTATTCCTCTGTTGAAGGAGATGGGAGGCTGTAATCGCTCTCCCATCTCAATGGACGAGTCCCTCATTGAGCTGCTGGAGCAGAGGTTGCTGGAGAGtgagacagagctgcaggagctgCAGGTGAGCTTTGAGGAGAAAGAGGTGGACACTTGCCAGCTGTTTGAGGAGAGGCAGAGGTATTGTGTTGAGGAGATGGAGGGCCTGAAGCAGAAGTGCTCCACCAAGCTCAGGCAGGTCTCGCACAGGGCCGTGAGGAACCACCAGGCCTTGCAACTGCAGGTCAGTCAGCTGCAACAGGACAAGCAGAGGCTCCAAGATGAGCTGGCCAGGATGACCCAGGAAAAGGACCTGACAGAGGTCAAACTGAGGTCGTTTGAGAGGGAGAAAGTCCAGCTCGAGCCCACCTTAGAGGAGACCCAGTGGGAG GTATGTCAAAAGACTGGGGAGATCTCTCTGCTGAAGCAGCATCTCAGGGACTCCCAGGCTGATGTCACTCACAAGCTGAATGACATCGTAAGCCTCAAGGTCTCGCTGAAGGAGACTCGGGCCAAAATGGAGACATTGGGGCAGCAGAACAAAGAACAAGAGGACAAGATACACTCTCGCAGCGTGGAGGTCGAG GTATGCCACAATGAGCTCCAGCGCAAGAAGAACGAGGTTGATCTTCTAAGAGAAAAGGTGGGTATACTAGAGACAGACATCAAAGGAATTAAAATGGATCTGGCCCTGGCAAAagaacagaggcagcagcagaagGCCAAACTGGAGGCCCAGGCCCAGCAGAGGACAGAccagagtggggggagagaagggTGCATGAGCACTGACTCCCtccagggagaggtggagagactgAAAGGGGAgctcagggaagagagagaaactcaGGAGAGGCTGTTGAACAGCTTTGAGCATGAAAGACAGACGTGGAACAAGGAGAAGGACAGAGTCATCAAGTACCAGAACCAGCTTCAGCTCAACTATCTGCAGATGCACAAGAAGAACCAAGACTTGGAGAGGATCCTGCAGGAGCTCACAGTGGAGCTGGAGAGTCGGCCGGAGCTCGACGTGGACATCCACAGCTCAGGGTTACACTATGAGGATATGATAGCCACGGAAATTTGA
- the LOC118358120 gene encoding leucine zipper putative tumor suppressor 1-like isoform X3 produces MENTENALIRPTAFKPVIPRSTSSTETRNNLTHLLILPERTKDSQGPKQDTFSVTLSDSGQDSMSSLPTQSTNGSLSASTGPLSQCAGGSAHGMAHPLQPPRSTWTNGNGIRASARAAALSNGGAVKAKKDAVSIPSTQQPIPLLKEMGGCNRSPISMDESLIELLEQRLLESETELQELQVSFEEKEVDTCQLFEERQRYCVEEMEGLKQKCSTKLRQVSHRAVRNHQALQLQVSQLQQDKQRLQDELARMTQEKDLTEVKLRSFEREKVQLEPTLEETQWEVCQKTGEISLLKQHLRDSQADVTHKLNDIVSLKVSLKETRAKMETLGQQNKEQEDKIHSRSVEVEVCHNELQRKKNEVDLLREKVGILETDIKGIKMDLALAKEQRQQQKAKLEAQAQQRTDQSGGREGCMSTDSLQGEVERLKGELREERETQERLLNSFEHERQTWNKEKDRVIKYQNQLQLNYLQMHKKNQDLERILQELTVELESRPELDVDIHSSGLHYEDMIATEI; encoded by the exons AATACCGAGAACGCTTTGATCCGGCCCACAGCCTTCAAGCCAGTCATCCCTAGGAGCACCTCTTCCACAGAGACTcgcaacaatctcacccacctgcTTATTCTCCCAGAAAGGACCAAAGACTCCCAGGGGCCCAAACAGGACACCTTTTCAGTGACCCTCTCAGACTCTGGGCAGGATTCAATGTCCAGCCTGCCTACTCAAAGCACCAATGGGAGCCTCAGTGCTTCCACAGGCCCattgtctcagtgtgcaggaggCTCAGCCCATGGCATGGCCCATCCCCTGCAGCCCCCCCGCTCTACATGGACCAATGGGAATGGCATTAGAGCCAGTGCTAGGGCTGCAGCTCTAAGCAATGGAGGGGCAGTGAAGGCTAAAAAGGATGCCGTCTCCATACCGTCCACTCAGCAGCCTATTCCTCTGTTGAAGGAGATGGGAGGCTGTAATCGCTCTCCCATCTCAATGGACGAGTCCCTCATTGAGCTGCTGGAGCAGAGGTTGCTGGAGAGtgagacagagctgcaggagctgCAGGTGAGCTTTGAGGAGAAAGAGGTGGACACTTGCCAGCTGTTTGAGGAGAGGCAGAGGTATTGTGTTGAGGAGATGGAGGGCCTGAAGCAGAAGTGCTCCACCAAGCTCAGGCAGGTCTCGCACAGGGCCGTGAGGAACCACCAGGCCTTGCAACTGCAGGTCAGTCAGCTGCAACAGGACAAGCAGAGGCTCCAAGATGAGCTGGCCAGGATGACCCAGGAAAAGGACCTGACAGAGGTCAAACTGAGGTCGTTTGAGAGGGAGAAAGTCCAGCTCGAGCCCACCTTAGAGGAGACCCAGTGGGAG GTATGTCAAAAGACTGGGGAGATCTCTCTGCTGAAGCAGCATCTCAGGGACTCCCAGGCTGATGTCACTCACAAGCTGAATGACATCGTAAGCCTCAAGGTCTCGCTGAAGGAGACTCGGGCCAAAATGGAGACATTGGGGCAGCAGAACAAAGAACAAGAGGACAAGATACACTCTCGCAGCGTGGAGGTCGAG GTATGCCACAATGAGCTCCAGCGCAAGAAGAACGAGGTTGATCTTCTAAGAGAAAAGGTGGGTATACTAGAGACAGACATCAAAGGAATTAAAATGGATCTGGCCCTGGCAAAagaacagaggcagcagcagaagGCCAAACTGGAGGCCCAGGCCCAGCAGAGGACAGAccagagtggggggagagaagggTGCATGAGCACTGACTCCCtccagggagaggtggagagactgAAAGGGGAgctcagggaagagagagaaactcaGGAGAGGCTGTTGAACAGCTTTGAGCATGAAAGACAGACGTGGAACAAGGAGAAGGACAGAGTCATCAAGTACCAGAACCAGCTTCAGCTCAACTATCTGCAGATGCACAAGAAGAACCAAGACTTGGAGAGGATCCTGCAGGAGCTCACAGTGGAGCTGGAGAGTCGGCCGGAGCTCGACGTGGACATCCACAGCTCAGGGTTACACTATGAGGATATGATAGCCACGGAAATTTGA